From a single Apium graveolens cultivar Ventura chromosome 2, ASM990537v1, whole genome shotgun sequence genomic region:
- the LOC141691306 gene encoding secreted RxLR effector protein 161-like produces MDKDHPLTTPMVVRSLEVENDPFRPRKQDEEALGPEVPYLSAIGALMYLTNNTRPDIAFVVNMLARFSSDPTKMHWDVIKHIFRYLRGTINLGLFFPNKSRSRLVGYANAGYMSDPHFGRSQTCYLFTYCDTAISWKSTKQIMAATLSNHAELLAIHEASKECIWLRLVIQHIRESSGLSKIQKTNSLPPLRSSEPSSLPGPPPPSLDLSAP; encoded by the exons ATGGACAAAGATCATCCACTAACCACACCAATGGTTGTTCGATCACTCGAGGTTGAAAATGATCCTTTCCGTCCTAGAAAACAAGATGAAGAGGCTCTTGGACCTGAAGTTCCATATCTCAGTGCAATTGGCGCTCTCATGTATCTTACGAACAACACACGACCTGATATTGCATTTGTAGTGAACATGTTGGCAAGATTTAGTTCTGATCCTACTAAAATGCATTGGGATGTAATCAAACATATATTCAGATATCTACGAGGGACAATCAATCTTGGACTATTCTTCCCAAACAAATCAAGATCACGGCTAGTTGGATATGCAAATGCTGGATACATGTCAGATCCTCACTTTGGGCGATCACAAACATGTTACCTATTTACATATTGTGATACTGCTATCTCTTGGAAGTCTACAAAACAGATTATGGCTGCAACTTTATCAAACCACGCAGAGTTACTAGCAATTCATGAAGCAAGCAAAGAATGTATTTGGCTAAGGTTGGTCATTCAACATATTCGAGAATCAAGTGGATTATCAA AAATTCAAAAGACGAACTCCCTGCCTCCTCTCCGATCATCAGAACCATCGTCTCTGCCTGGCCCACCCCCACCTTCCCTCGATCTTAGCGCTCCATAA
- the LOC141707643 gene encoding serine/threonine protein phosphatase 2A regulatory subunit B''alpha-like, protein MNVMDMDIAKDVTDLDPELLQLPEVSPLALKTTPQIAEELFGHWLSLPDTGRLVKSLIDDAKAGTSLGASGNSSTNACGVSPLPSLFPAASTPPLSPRSAVGSPRTMKQRSSFSLLGSPLKLVKEPVREVIPQFYFQDGPPPSEELRAQCNSRVDEIFNRNMDGLQVHEFKAVTKDICKLPSFLSSTLFLKLDTNCTGLVTRDTFIKYWVESKMITLDVATQIYKILKQPDCKYLTQADFRPALKELLATHPGLEFLQNTPEFQERYAETVIYRIFYYINRSGNGHLTLRELRRGNLIAAMQHADEEEDINKVLRYFSYEHFYVIYCKFWELDTDHDFLIDKENLIKYGNHALTYRIVDRIFSQVPRKFTSSIEGKMGYEDFVYFMLAEEDKSSEPSLEYWFRCIDLDGNGVLTRNEMQFFYEEQLHRMECMGQEPVLFEDILCQIVDMISPEREDYITIQDFKGCKLSGNVFNILFNLNKFMAFESRDPFLIRQEREDPTLTEWDRFAHREYIRLSMEEDGESNGSAEVWDESVEAPF, encoded by the exons ATGAATGTGATGGATATGGATATAGCGAAAGATGTTACGGATTTGGACCCTGAGCTGTTGCAGCTGCCAGAGGTGTCTCCTTTGGCGCTCAAAACTACTCCTCAAATTGCCGAGGAGTTATTTGGACACTGGTTGTCATTACCCGACACCGGTAGACTG GTAAAATCACTAATTGATGATGCAAAAGCGGGCACCAGTCTTGGTGCTTCCGGGAACTCCTCTACAAATGCTTGTGGGGTTAGTCCATTGCCTTCTCTCTTCCCTGCTGCTAGTACACCTCCACTTTCACCAAGAAGTGCTGTAGGTTCTCCGAGAACTATGAAGCAGAGATCCAGTTTTTCTTTATTAGGTTCTCCACTGAAATTGGTCAAGGAACCAGTGCGGGAGGTCATACCTCAG TTTTACTTCCAAGACGGTCCTCCTCCATCAGAGGAGCTGAGGGCCCAGTGCAATTCTAGAGTTGATGAAATTTTTAACAGAAATATGGATGGCTTGCAAGTGCATG AGTTCAAAGCTGTCACCAAGGATATATGTAAACTACCATCTTTCCTTTCCTCCACACTTTTTTTAAAGCTCGACACCAACTGCACAGGGCTAGTAACCAG AGACACATTTATTAAATACTGGGTTGAAAGCAAAATGATAACACTGGATGTAGCTACTCAAATATACAAAATCCTTAAGCAACCGGATTGCAAATACCTTACTCAG GCTGACTTTAGACCTGCGCTTAAAGAGCTTTTGGCTACCCATCCAGGATTAGAATTCTTGCAGAATACTCCGGAATTTCAGGAGAGATATG CTGAAACTGTCATATACAGAATATTCTACTACATCAACAGATCTGGAAATGGTCATCTTACTCTTAGGGAGCTCAGACGGGGAAACTTGATTGCTGCGATGCAGCATGCAGATGAGGAAGAGGACATTAATAAAGTTCTAAG ATACTTTTCATATGAGCACTTCTATGTCATATATTGCAAGTTCTGGGAGCTGGATACAGACCATGATTTTCTAATAGATAAAGAGAATCTCATCAAATATGGTAATCATGCACTTACATACAGGATCGTTGACCGAATATTTTCACAG GTTCCAAGAAAGTTTACAAGCAGTATTGAAGGGAAGATGGGCTATGAAGATTTTGTGTATTTTATGCTAGCAGAAGAGGACAAGTCATCTGAGCCTAGCCTTGAGTATTG GTTTAGGTGCATTGATTTAGATGGGAATGGAGTTCTCACACGGAATGAAATGCAATTCTTTTATGAGGAACAACTGCATCGGATGGAATGCATGGGCCAAGAGCCAGTTCTTTTCGAAGATATTTTGTGTCAAATAGTTGATATGATTTCCCCAGAG AGAGAAGATTACATCACCATACAAGACTTCAAAGGATGTAAACTGTCAGGAAACgtttttaacattctttttaatCTAAATAAGTTTATGGCTTTTGAAAGTCGAGATCCATTTCTAATTCGTCAG GAACGGGAAGATCCAACTCTAACAGAGTGGGACCGTTTCGCACAT